The genomic window GAAGATGGGATTTACAGTATCATTTATGACTTTCGTAGTAACCTTGTCGGGGTCTACTATGATGCATTCCTTTGCTTTTGCTGCATGCTATAAATATTTTCTAGTGTGCCTGGAAACTCTACtccaatactccctccgttcctaaatatttgtctttctagagatttcaacaagtgactacatacggagcaaaatgagtgaatctacactctaaaatatgtctatatacatccgtatgtggtagtccatttgaaatctctaaaaagacaaatatttaggaacggagggagtataaggttATTTTGAATTCCCTTGTCTTTGTGCTGCCTGTCATCACACTAGAGTGCTATTTAGTGCTTGCATACGAATACTACTAACTTGGGAACATTTTGTAAACATAAACATACTGATACTAGATTACTAGTTCATTTGTTTTCCACATTTATGGTGGCTTGGAAAAATAGACAAATAGTTGATGTTGTTTTTCCTCTGTAGAGACAAAGGATGCCCCAAAGGTGGATGAACCTCAGAATGGCGGGACTTTGGTTGATGAACCTCAGACTGGCGGGACTCAGTCAGAAACTCCTCTACTTGAAGCCCCTCAACCCGAATCGTCCTTACCACTGGTGCAAAAACAATCTCCAGGGAATCCACTTGCCGGACTTCTGAATGCAATTGCGGTTATTGCCTCGGGAGTTCTTGCTGGATTGTATGGTACATCTCAACAGGAAAAGAAGGCCCTGCAATCTGTCGTCTCATCTGTAAATCATCTGCAAACCTCACTCACTTTGACATATTTCATAATACTTGCTGATATTCTTGTGTAGTCTTGGCCAAGATCCtaaggaaggaaaaagagaaatggACACAAATAGCAATGTGCATACCCGTAGACAAACACACGtgtttgtgtgcgtgtgtgtgtgctttGATTACTGGGCATGGACATGTGTTTTATAGAAAAATCTCTCAAATTAGGGTGTGTGGGAGCTTCATATATTGGACTAATTAAAACTAATTTTCGTTAGGCTTGAAAGTATAGGACTCACTGTAACCTTGCGAGTCTTATGTCTCACCATGATGTTCTCAGGGAAACATGTCTTAAGTTGACTCACTTAGAGAGTGTAACTTGCATATGAATGCAATAAGATTAAAAAATATTATAAGTACTTTAATACCTTGACATTTTTTATATGTTCAAATTGATCCATGAAGACATTTATCTGACATGTCTAAATTACTACTTTGTTCAGTTGGAGGTCAAATTGGCTGAAAATGAGGCAGCAATCTCATTGATGAGGGAGACCTATGAAAAAAGGTTATTAGAGCAACAAGCAGCACAGAAGAAGCAATCTATGAAGTTCCAGGAGCAGGTAGCTTCATTACTAGATCAATTGGCTTCAACAAAACAGACTGTAACATCACTAAGCGAAGAATTCAGAAGGGAGAAGGCACGGGCTGAGGAGCTCAAGGATGGAATACGGAGATTAGAGAGTAGTATTGATAAAGCTGGGGATGATAAAGATGTGCTTGAAGCCAAACTGACAGAAAAGGTTGGTGAAATGAATGATTTGCAGGAAAAATTAAGTCTACTCAGCCAACAGAATGATAGCAAGGAGAAAAGCATCGAGGAACTCAACTCATCACTTTCTTCAAAGGAAGCAGAGTACCAGAACCTGCGCCGTTTCTCTCATCAAACGAAAGAGAGTCTTGAACTTGCAAATGCTAAAATACAACAACTGGAGGAAGAGATTCATACAACTAAAAATGATCTTGCTTCTAAGATATCGTCAATTGATTCACTGAGTGAGAAACTTCAAGTATTAAGCTCTGCAAAGAAGGAAGccgaggaaaaaataaatgagctaATTAAAGAGTGTACAGACTTAAAGGCTTCTTCTGAGATAAGAGCGAACCACGATTCTGAACTACTGTCTGAGAAAGATGATCTGATCAAACAGCTGGAAGAAAAGCTCTCTGTTGCATTAAGTGCCTCTAGCAAAGACCATGAAGTCATTGCCGGATTGAACAAGGAATTGGATGCCACCAAAGCAATGCTAGACGATGAAGTTGCGGCACTGAAAAGCCTTAGAGATTTACTTAAATCCACTGAAGAGACCCTAAGTGATTCCCGAACTGAGGTTTCCAAACTTTCCGAGGACCTTGATGAAGCAAATAGGACAAATAAGGACCTGGTATTGCAGATTTCAAATCTCCAAAGCGAGTTCAATGAAATGCGAGAAGGTCTGACTTACAAGCTTGGAGAGGCTGAATCAGTATCTAAAGCTCTATCAGATGAACTGGTCTCAGCTAAAGAGATGATTCAAAAGGGTCAGGAAGAACTTGAAGCTACCTCTAATGAGCTTACTTCTGCCGTGGAAGCTCGTGATAACCTGAAGAAAGAATTGCTGGATGTGTACAAGAAGTTCGAGTCCACCACACAGGAGCTTGTTGATGAAAGGAGAATTGTGACTACTTTGAATAGGGAGCTTGAGGCTTTGGCCAAACAATTGAATGCAGATTCTCAAGCACGAAAAGTACTCGAAGCAGACCTGGATGAAGCAACCAGATCACTAAACGAGATGAACACGAGCGCAGTGTCACTTTCTGAGGCGCTAGAGAGCACTCATTCCAAGAATGCCACTCTTGAAGCAGAGAAAGAAATGCTATCAAAAGCTCTCGATGAACAAACAAAACTGACAACCGAGGCTCAAGAGAACTGCGAGGATGCTCAGAATCTTATCACAAGGCTTCAGACAGAACGGGAGACTTTTGAAATGAGGTCTAGGCACCTCGAAGAGGAACTGGCCTTAGCGAAGGGTGAGATGTTGCGCCTAAGGAGGCAGATTAGTGCAAGCAAATCCCAGAAAAcaagatatgttcctagagcaaGTGCATCCACAGAAACCAGCACTGCTCCCAGAGCAAGTTCGCCCACAGAGACCAGCAGTGTTCCCAGAACAAGTGTTCCCGCAGAGACCAGTCAGACCCCGAACGAGCAGTCTGTGAATGATGGTACTCAGAAGACCGGTGAAATTGCTGCTGAGACTCCATATACTGTAAGAGTAAAGGCTAGGAGAGGAAAAGGTGGTGCGTCGCGATGAATCTGTCTGGTAGTTCCATAGAGAAGAGTCATCGTCCTTCCATTTTGTTTAGTCATCAGTTATAACTTTATTTTTATACTACCATCCTGTAGGGTCGGTAGTCATTTGAGTGCTATTTAGTTTACTTGTGACagagggcaggcctggcgcagtggtgaagtcctccccacttgtgccaagaggtcctgggttcgaaccagcctctctgcattgcactttgcaggggtaagactaggttcctataatccctccccagactccaccttgtgtgggagcttctatgcactgggtctgtccttttagTTTACTTGTGACGTTTGAGACATCCAATTCCTTTCCTGTAATTCACGTGCCATGAGTTTTGAGAATATGAGTGTTTACATGTGTACAGGTTAATTTTTGAACGGTCGACATGCTGGAGAATTCTCCTATCTGTAGTTACACTGAATTGTTCATAGATATTATCCGCTCATTTTATCTACTTGGTAGAATCAATGGTCTGATTCACTGTTAATCTATCAGTATTGCTTATTTTCAAATGCAGTAGCACTACCTATACTTTGTGCATCACATGTTTTCGGTTAACCCACACGTTCCTGCTTAATCACCCCAATGCACACATTTTCATATGCTGGAGGCAGGTTTGTTTGTTCCCTGGGGATCCATTGGTTGCTGCTGCCATTTGGTTTAAGGGAAACGTGGTGTATAAAACTTGCAGAGCTTTATTATATACTACTAGTATATACACCAAATTTCAAGGGATAGATACATTATATCTTCTCAAGGAACATACTCATACTTTTGGATGAACATACTCAACATCTTTTTCATGGACATGGTTCCGTTCTGGTGAACATACTCTATTTCAACAGTATAATTAAACTTTGGAAGAGTATGCATCACAGATTTAATTAATATAGTACAGAAATAGTGTCTCCCACATTCAATTCTTATCCTTGTGGAGACACACCTCACCCGTTTATCTAGAGCACATGGTCCACACAGCCCAGGTTTCTGTGTTGTTTGGTTAAGTCCCAAGTCAGGCCCTACTAATAGATTGGCAGATATATTCTCAATCTAACATGAAACTGCAACGCATTTTCTTATCAGTGGCAAATATTATGGGCTTAAGTCATCTTTGCATAATGGGCATGTGCCAGCCTAATTGAAGATCCCAACCTCAGGCAGTTATCCCATGGATCAAGTTGTATTGTTAATTTGTGAATCAAATCCTTGAGTCGAGGCAATCTGAAACTGAAGTCCAAGGTGAAATATGTTTAGGCATTTATATATTCGATGATCATTGCAGAAGTTCTTGGTAGAACGAGCGCCATGTCACTAGCATTGGAAGCATGTCCATGAGGCGGTTCTATAACACTATATCACTAGATGAAATaatcggcgagataacttaataAAACGAACATGTAACGATACATGATTAAACATAAAAAATCATGATAATTTGACAATTAATTCTCAACGGCATGGCACTGGCTGCAAGGCCCCACAACGTTTAACTCAACTGTAGATGGAACTTTCTCTAAGATGTAACTTCTCACAACCACGAGCGCTTTATGGGCTTCTGTGATCATATTTTTATGCCCGACTGAGCATTTACTAGCACCATCCGAACACCTAAGATCATAACAGACAGTGTCCAGTGTAAGGCGCTCCAGTGAAACCGCGTTCTCAAGAATATGGACTGTTAGCTCAACCATGCTTTTCGCAGAGCAGAAACCGATGATCTTCACATCCTTGATGCTGGCATGGCAGTGTCCTGGCATCTGCCTTAGATGTGAGGAATCACCTAAAACTGAATCATGCTCTACAATCTCTTGTGTTACCTGCACATGATAGATATCAATGTCACTCATACCAGAGAAAAAACAAGATAAGTGCTTGAATTAACTGTTTCAATAGACACTAAGATATCCTTGGGAAGATGAACATGACTTACAGACAACATCAAGGTCTCCAAGGAAGGACAAGCATCAAGAAAAGAAACAAGAGAAAAGTAATCATAGTCTGGGCAAAAAGCCCCTGCTGATACCATGAAAGAAATACACAAGTGCTTGAGGTGGAGGAATTTGCCAGGTAAAAACGGTATGTCTGTCTGTATAAAAAAAGAACAACTCAGATTAATAATATACCAAGGAAATTGCCAGTAATAACCCAGAGTTTTAGAGTATTACCGCCAAAGATGAGGTTATGTCAAGGGTTTCAAGATTTGGGACCATCTGTGGAAGCTTGGCGCGAGCATAATGAACAACGTTCCAACCAGAAGCTGAAATCATAATGTCTAGCACCGCATCTCCAATTGACACTTCTACTACGCCACCAGTGTATTCAAAAACGGTGAGATTAGGAGCTTTGCTCTttataacttcaaggttttcacaGTCAGTGACCACCAACTGGCTGAGCCGTTGGAGCACGCAAGGTATCTTGAGGCAAGTTATCTCTTTGCAATACGCGAGTACCAATTCCTCCAAAGCAAAAGAAGAGGAAAGAAGGCACCCTAACTCGTCCCCGGTAATATACACTTCAGACAATTCTAGACTAGTCAGGCTTCTTAGGCAACTACTAAATCCAGCCACGGGACGGAAGACACAACTGCTGAGACGAAGATCCCGAATTGTGTTTGCACTCCCATTAAGTAAAACTGAGTATGGAAAGTTGTAATCCAAGTCATCATGCAGCAAAAGGGCAAGTTCTTCAATCCCTGGCTTAACAGCAAGGTGAAGCCAATCATTAAGATAACATGCGCTAATATTGGCAACATCATCTATTTCAAGCCTGAGTGCCTTCACACCATTGCCTGAGTGGTTTTTCAGAATGTGGTAAATTATCATGACAAGCCTGAGTGCCTTCACACCATTGCTCGTTGTTTCATCTGATGTTTTATTCTTTCTGTACAGGTTTTCATTGAAGATTGTTTCCTTACTAAAGGTGAGATCGGGATGGCATTTCCAGGAACGTTGAAACAAGTGTGACACGCAGGCAGCACGTGCAGCATCTCGCAGGGACAGCAGAGAATGTATATGAGCCCAGATTTCCTGCACGCACATGTGTTAAGAGAAAAGTTCAACATTGGACTTGTAGAGGAGACCGGTTGCTTCAAtttggaaaaggaaaaaataaggcCGTAGTGAGTACCATTCGGAACTAGGTGCTTCCGCAAAGTAAAGTGCATTGCAGCAGTTAGATTGAGGATTGCGCAGAGAAGATCCTTCCCGCAACACTATTATTAGTGGCTTTCCTAAGAAGTGCTGTTAGTGACTTATATGGATCAAGTAATGTGCAATCCATCCACGAAATGTGCATCAAGTAACCAACATTCAACAATGCTAGTTCATTTTAGTCAAACAAGATGCACTGGATGTGGTATGTTGCACAATCGTGATAAACAAGTCAGTTTTGCAACAACAAAAGGCATAACTGAACATGTAACTTCAGCTAGGTTACAAATACTAAATAGTAGTATTATAATTGTATCTGAATATTTATAAATATATCTAGAAGCCCGTGTAATAGAATGCAATAGCGCTAGCAGCTACAGTGAAGATACGTGACATGTGTGTTGGTAACTAAGGTGAGAGGATAACAAATTACACAGACCAG from Triticum aestivum cultivar Chinese Spring chromosome 3B, IWGSC CS RefSeq v2.1, whole genome shotgun sequence includes these protein-coding regions:
- the LOC123068992 gene encoding MAR-binding filament-like protein 1 isoform X1, encoding MGYLLLSPSPSPPLASRHRCPAAAAGRHRARRGAAVVASCDGGPSSSQAARYALARRAVLLGVSALPLLRDTAAKAAAPSSAGLVTVYGMSLPQGFIRRKGILAPRIDRHAQNCYKTFKIGRNKVICKPNDAMLDETKDAPKVDEPQNGGTLVDEPQTGGTQSETPLLEAPQPESSLPLVQKQSPGNPLAGLLNAIAVIASGVLAGLYGTSQQEKKALQSVVSSLEVKLAENEAAISLMRETYEKRLLEQQAAQKKQSMKFQEQVASLLDQLASTKQTVTSLSEEFRREKARAEELKDGIRRLESSIDKAGDDKDVLEAKLTEKVGEMNDLQEKLSLLSQQNDSKEKSIEELNSSLSSKEAEYQNLRRFSHQTKESLELANAKIQQLEEEIHTTKNDLASKISSIDSLSEKLQVLSSAKKEAEEKINELIKECTDLKASSEIRANHDSELLSEKDDLIKQLEEKLSVALSASSKDHEVIAGLNKELDATKAMLDDEVAALKSLRDLLKSTEETLSDSRTEVSKLSEDLDEANRTNKDLVLQISNLQSEFNEMREGLTYKLGEAESVSKALSDELVSAKEMIQKGQEELEATSNELTSAVEARDNLKKELLDVYKKFESTTQELVDERRIVTTLNRELEALAKQLNADSQARKVLEADLDEATRSLNEMNTSAVSLSEALESTHSKNATLEAEKEMLSKALDEQTKLTTEAQENCEDAQNLITRLQTERETFEMRSRHLEEELALAKGEMLRLRRQISASKSQKTRYVPRASASTETSTAPRASSPTETSSVPRTSVPAETSQTPNEQSVNDGTQKTGEIAAETPYTVRVKARRGKGGASR
- the LOC123068992 gene encoding MAR-binding filament-like protein 1 isoform X2 produces the protein MGYLLLSPSPSPPLASRHRCPAAAAGRHRARRGAAVVASCDGGPSSSQAARYALARRAVLLGVSALPLLRDTAAKAAAPSSAGLVTETKDAPKVDEPQNGGTLVDEPQTGGTQSETPLLEAPQPESSLPLVQKQSPGNPLAGLLNAIAVIASGVLAGLYGTSQQEKKALQSVVSSLEVKLAENEAAISLMRETYEKRLLEQQAAQKKQSMKFQEQVASLLDQLASTKQTVTSLSEEFRREKARAEELKDGIRRLESSIDKAGDDKDVLEAKLTEKVGEMNDLQEKLSLLSQQNDSKEKSIEELNSSLSSKEAEYQNLRRFSHQTKESLELANAKIQQLEEEIHTTKNDLASKISSIDSLSEKLQVLSSAKKEAEEKINELIKECTDLKASSEIRANHDSELLSEKDDLIKQLEEKLSVALSASSKDHEVIAGLNKELDATKAMLDDEVAALKSLRDLLKSTEETLSDSRTEVSKLSEDLDEANRTNKDLVLQISNLQSEFNEMREGLTYKLGEAESVSKALSDELVSAKEMIQKGQEELEATSNELTSAVEARDNLKKELLDVYKKFESTTQELVDERRIVTTLNRELEALAKQLNADSQARKVLEADLDEATRSLNEMNTSAVSLSEALESTHSKNATLEAEKEMLSKALDEQTKLTTEAQENCEDAQNLITRLQTERETFEMRSRHLEEELALAKGEMLRLRRQISASKSQKTRYVPRASASTETSTAPRASSPTETSSVPRTSVPAETSQTPNEQSVNDGTQKTGEIAAETPYTVRVKARRGKGGASR
- the LOC123068993 gene encoding uncharacterized protein isoform X1, whose translation is MGLLALQRLMSMQRDRRHHQIQPHRNGLIASLAKRKELTCLQEDKPGGKKLRRLGPSLPEEIWAHIHSLLSLRDAARAACVSHLFQRSWKCHPDLTFSKETIFNENLYRKNKTSDETTSNGVKALRLVMIIYHILKNHSGNGVKALRLEIDDVANISACYLNDWLHLAVKPGIEELALLLHDDLDYNFPYSVLLNGSANTIRDLRLSSCVFRPVAGFSSCLRSLTSLELSEVYITGDELGCLLSSSFALEELVLAYCKEITCLKIPCVLQRLSQLVVTDCENLEVIKSKAPNLTVFEYTGGVVEVSIGDAVLDIMISASGWNVVHYARAKLPQMVPNLETLDITSSLATDIPFLPGKFLHLKHLCISFMVSAGAFCPDYDYFSLVSFLDACPSLETLMLSVTQEIVEHDSVLGDSSHLRQMPGHCHASIKDVKIIGFCSAKSMVELTVHILENAVSLERLTLDTVCYDLRCSDGASKCSVGHKNMITEAHKALVVVRSYILEKVPSTVELNVVGPCSQCHAVEN
- the LOC123068993 gene encoding uncharacterized protein isoform X2, translated to MEIWAHIHSLLSLRDAARAACVSHLFQRSWKCHPDLTFSKETIFNENLYRKNKTSDETTSNGVKALRLVMIIYHILKNHSGNGVKALRLEIDDVANISACYLNDWLHLAVKPGIEELALLLHDDLDYNFPYSVLLNGSANTIRDLRLSSCVFRPVAGFSSCLRSLTSLELSEVYITGDELGCLLSSSFALEELVLAYCKEITCLKIPCVLQRLSQLVVTDCENLEVIKSKAPNLTVFEYTGGVVEVSIGDAVLDIMISASGWNVVHYARAKLPQMVPNLETLDITSSLATDIPFLPGKFLHLKHLCISFMVSAGAFCPDYDYFSLVSFLDACPSLETLMLSVTQEIVEHDSVLGDSSHLRQMPGHCHASIKDVKIIGFCSAKSMVELTVHILENAVSLERLTLDTVCYDLRCSDGASKCSVGHKNMITEAHKALVVVRSYILEKVPSTVELNVVGPCSQCHAVEN